The following coding sequences lie in one Alloacidobacterium dinghuense genomic window:
- a CDS encoding sugar O-acetyltransferase: MSNDDRTKIIPRRTPESAAMLASVKRAMAITANLNRLTFNDADEVRALFSDLIGKKVDDSFLLIPPFYTTGGVDISVGRNVFVNQNCTFYDLGGLDIADDVMIGPNVSIITSGHPMEPSQRCAFVVGKPIVIERNVWIAAGATIIGGVTVGENSVVAACSVVTKDIPPNTLVGGNPARVIRSIGE; encoded by the coding sequence ATGTCGAATGATGATCGCACCAAGATAATTCCTAGGAGAACGCCGGAATCAGCGGCCATGTTGGCAAGCGTCAAACGAGCTATGGCGATCACCGCTAATCTCAACCGTTTGACCTTCAACGATGCGGACGAAGTCCGAGCCTTGTTTAGCGATCTCATCGGCAAGAAGGTGGACGACAGTTTTTTACTAATCCCACCGTTCTACACAACCGGCGGGGTCGATATCAGTGTCGGACGCAATGTTTTCGTCAATCAGAACTGTACTTTTTATGACCTTGGCGGGCTCGATATTGCCGACGATGTGATGATCGGGCCGAACGTGAGCATCATCACGTCTGGCCATCCCATGGAACCTTCTCAGCGGTGCGCCTTCGTAGTCGGAAAGCCCATCGTGATTGAAAGAAACGTCTGGATCGCAGCCGGTGCGACGATCATCGGTGGCGTAACAGTAGGCGAAAACTCGGTCGTCGCTGCGTGTTCGGTAGTCACCAAGGACATCCCCCCGAATACTCTTGTCGGAGGAAATCCGGCGAGAGTTATTCGTTCGATTGGCGAGTGA
- a CDS encoding outer membrane beta-barrel protein encodes MRSASSFQRNTVFISFLLALVIGGFSTRRAFAQSDKGSGSPTVAPVADDDPQPNESSVQPSSPRQQPQGFFTRLGHAYLNDWAPSSSLPAAPDPPRRGTPAPLNSPPFPSADWPMGGTVTIGAPDYQTYMLMQAVNSNESRFKIYGWFDIGYNASTSNKGKFANAPTAYDVIPNSVQLDQAALYFERLPDTVQKDHFDWGFRFASIYGLDYRYTTASGVFSQQLLKDNNTYGYDPVMYYLDFYLPHIGKGTDVRVGRYISLPDIEAQLAPNNYTYSHSLLYTYDCYTQHGINATTKLSEHWTIQAGVSAGCEAAPWSHYAKLTGDACAAYSWSNGGDNLYFCANSMNSAKYSYNNLAAYYLTWYHKFNATWHSSTEYWYQYERDVPNLCFGLAPCISYGPNANIGANSGGIISPALINGANGAQCNPLATHCYAPDWAIVNYIEHEWNNHHTSLTIRNEFFDDLKGQRTGTATKYSEHLLGLNYWIGSTVTFRPELRLEHSYDKPAFDAPFNGAPTKTTQLTFAGDLIWHF; translated from the coding sequence ATGCGCTCGGCTTCAAGTTTTCAGCGGAATACTGTCTTCATATCGTTTCTGTTGGCTCTGGTTATCGGCGGATTCTCTACGCGTCGTGCATTTGCACAAAGCGATAAAGGTTCCGGCTCACCGACCGTTGCACCTGTAGCTGACGACGATCCACAACCGAACGAATCATCGGTCCAGCCGTCTTCGCCCAGGCAGCAACCACAGGGGTTTTTTACTCGCCTGGGCCACGCTTATCTCAACGATTGGGCGCCTTCGAGCAGTCTTCCCGCAGCTCCCGATCCTCCGCGCAGAGGGACTCCCGCGCCTTTGAACTCGCCACCGTTTCCGTCCGCCGACTGGCCTATGGGTGGAACGGTGACGATCGGCGCACCCGACTACCAGACCTATATGCTGATGCAGGCGGTAAACAGCAACGAAAGCCGTTTCAAAATCTATGGATGGTTCGATATCGGCTACAACGCCAGCACATCGAACAAGGGCAAGTTCGCCAACGCACCTACGGCCTACGACGTGATTCCCAACTCCGTCCAGCTCGATCAGGCGGCCCTGTACTTTGAGCGACTGCCCGATACGGTGCAGAAAGATCACTTCGATTGGGGATTCCGCTTCGCCAGCATTTACGGTCTGGACTATCGCTATACGACGGCCTCTGGCGTCTTCAGCCAGCAATTGCTTAAGGACAACAATACCTACGGCTACGACCCCGTGATGTACTACCTCGATTTCTATTTACCCCACATCGGGAAAGGCACCGATGTGCGCGTCGGACGCTACATCTCGCTGCCCGACATTGAAGCGCAGCTTGCGCCGAATAACTATACCTACAGCCACTCTTTGCTCTATACCTATGACTGCTATACGCAGCACGGCATCAACGCCACCACGAAGTTAAGTGAGCATTGGACTATTCAGGCTGGCGTCTCAGCCGGATGCGAAGCCGCCCCTTGGAGCCACTATGCAAAGCTCACTGGCGATGCATGCGCTGCCTATAGCTGGAGCAATGGTGGCGACAACCTCTATTTCTGCGCAAACTCCATGAACTCGGCCAAGTACTCTTACAACAACCTGGCCGCCTACTACCTGACCTGGTATCACAAATTCAACGCGACCTGGCACTCATCGACGGAATACTGGTACCAGTACGAGCGCGACGTACCGAATTTATGTTTCGGGCTTGCTCCCTGTATCAGTTACGGACCGAATGCAAATATCGGAGCGAACTCCGGCGGGATCATTTCACCCGCGCTGATCAACGGAGCCAACGGAGCGCAATGCAATCCCCTGGCCACGCATTGCTATGCGCCCGACTGGGCCATCGTGAACTATATCGAGCATGAGTGGAACAACCACCATACGTCGCTCACGATTCGCAATGAGTTCTTCGACGACCTTAAAGGTCAGCGCACTGGTACGGCCACGAAATACAGTGAGCATCTCCTGGGATTGAACTATTGGATTGGGAGTACGGTAACCTTCAGGCCCGAGCTGAGGCTTGAACACTCCTATGATAAGCCCGCGTTCGACGCTCCCTTCAATGGCGCGCCTACAAAAACAACCCAGCTTACGTTCGCCGGCGACCTGATCTGGCACTTTTAG
- a CDS encoding DUF4185 domain-containing protein, whose product MASFFLPHSLPHVPVRVWPFRWRYFRSLPYIFLLSVAGVGISGCGVHSASSPDLTIASVKDLGTLSTNPGILGRDGGYSAAFQGYSVWLYGDTFLAKSNAEDFTLISDSWSYTRNFNAQNDITGFQQPLDSAGAPTMILPETPMEEAFNGAHNSNNCQKQPCGARWALWPSSIAVDPVSGHALVFYMLVYSLPGNFNFQAVGNSVATWQSLEDQPQRPTINPPVVAGHPDLLFNEHEPSFGSAALICRGTLYIYGCGIPTSGSDKGCRLGKVNPANVLDRSTWSYYAGNGHWSSQAGHAVSVFAGDNILSVAWNSYLQRYLAVYSAPLSQNVMMRTAPNPEGPWSDELIAFTAMQPAQGNVYDAHAHSEFDANGGQTIYVTYSLSTPAPFSSEMRLVSIELAAASVPTE is encoded by the coding sequence ATGGCTTCGTTCTTCCTCCCCCACAGCCTTCCCCACGTTCCTGTTCGAGTCTGGCCTTTTCGCTGGAGATACTTCCGTTCTCTGCCATACATCTTTCTTCTTTCTGTTGCCGGTGTTGGAATATCGGGGTGTGGCGTCCACTCCGCGTCTTCGCCTGATCTGACCATCGCGAGCGTGAAAGATCTCGGCACGCTTTCCACGAATCCAGGCATTCTGGGACGAGATGGCGGCTACAGTGCGGCATTCCAGGGGTATTCAGTATGGCTGTACGGAGATACATTTCTCGCCAAGTCCAACGCAGAAGACTTTACGCTGATAAGCGACTCTTGGTCCTATACCAGGAACTTCAATGCGCAGAACGATATTACAGGCTTTCAACAGCCCCTGGATTCCGCCGGTGCGCCCACGATGATTCTCCCGGAGACTCCGATGGAAGAGGCTTTTAACGGCGCTCACAATAGCAACAATTGCCAGAAACAGCCCTGCGGGGCCAGGTGGGCGCTTTGGCCCTCATCGATCGCGGTAGATCCCGTTAGTGGTCATGCTTTAGTCTTTTATATGCTGGTCTATTCGCTGCCGGGTAATTTCAATTTCCAGGCCGTCGGGAACTCTGTCGCCACCTGGCAGAGCCTTGAGGACCAGCCGCAGCGTCCCACGATCAACCCGCCAGTTGTGGCGGGTCATCCCGATCTTTTATTCAATGAGCATGAGCCGAGTTTTGGTTCGGCCGCGCTGATCTGCCGAGGAACGCTCTACATATACGGCTGCGGTATACCCACCAGCGGAAGCGACAAGGGGTGCAGGCTAGGCAAGGTAAATCCGGCAAATGTGCTCGACCGGAGCACCTGGAGCTACTACGCAGGCAACGGCCACTGGTCTTCGCAGGCTGGCCATGCCGTTTCGGTCTTTGCTGGAGATAACATCCTTAGTGTTGCGTGGAACAGCTACCTCCAGCGATACCTCGCGGTCTACAGCGCGCCGCTTTCACAAAATGTGATGATGCGTACCGCACCCAACCCAGAAGGTCCGTGGTCGGATGAACTCATCGCATTCACTGCAATGCAGCCTGCCCAGGGAAACGTCTACGACGCACATGCGCATTCCGAATTTGACGCGAACGGAGGCCAAACCATATATGTCACCTACTCGCTATCCACGCCGGCGCCATTCTCAAGCGAAATGCGGCTTGTATCCATTGAGCTAGCAGCAGCCAGCGTACCGACCGAATGA
- a CDS encoding sugar O-acetyltransferase gives MSSEFEKMLAGKLYNAFDAELVQRRERVRDLCQLLNASRETERDLRRQLCLEIFKKGGDTVALQPPFFCDYGSNIELGEHVFFNFNCIVLDVCEITIGDYCQFGSGVQILTPLHPLNAKLRRNEEFGAPVTIRSDVWIGSGAIILPGVTIGSRTVVGAGSVVARSLPDNVLAVGNPCQVVREIE, from the coding sequence ATGAGCTCCGAATTCGAAAAAATGCTTGCTGGAAAACTGTACAACGCATTCGATGCCGAGTTGGTTCAGCGACGGGAACGTGTACGGGACCTCTGCCAACTCCTCAACGCTTCGCGTGAAACGGAGCGGGACTTGAGAAGGCAATTATGCTTGGAGATTTTTAAAAAGGGAGGAGACACCGTCGCACTTCAGCCGCCATTCTTTTGTGATTACGGCTCAAACATCGAACTTGGTGAGCATGTATTTTTCAATTTCAATTGCATTGTTCTTGACGTTTGTGAAATCACAATCGGAGATTATTGCCAATTCGGTTCTGGAGTGCAGATTCTTACCCCGCTTCATCCACTAAATGCAAAGTTACGGCGAAATGAAGAGTTTGGCGCGCCTGTCACGATCAGATCCGATGTTTGGATCGGCTCCGGGGCAATAATTCTTCCCGGTGTCACAATCGGGTCTCGTACGGTAGTTGGCGCTGGGAGCGTAGTCGCTCGAAGCCTACCGGACAACGTCCTTGCAGTTGGCAATCCGTGCCAAGTTGTTCGTGAAATCGAGTAA
- a CDS encoding type IV pilus twitching motility protein PilT, translating to MGEYNTELTKIVDQLNRSATQVRSVEKRSLDQILGVALQRNASDVILVSGSPVTMRMSGKLQPDGNAPLNAEELNGLLLPLLNASKSKELQENKSVDFCFVRASIGRFRTNIHHQRSTLAAAIRILPEQVPSLESLHLPPALAMLTERKQGLVLLTGPTGCGKTSTLAALVDRINARRHDHIITIEDPIEYQHANHNSLVEQIELGQDTPDFAQAVRSVLRQDPDVILIGEMRDSDTMAAALTAAETGHLVLSSLHTNDAAQTVSRILDTFPSGYQSQIRQQLSLALLAIISQQLISAMDGAARYPAVEILVATGATRNLIRRGDDHQLRASIETGRPDGMLTMEQSLVELIRAGRISRETAFAHCYNPDDLRRYLVS from the coding sequence ATGGGTGAGTACAACACCGAGCTGACCAAGATCGTTGATCAACTAAATCGGTCCGCAACTCAGGTCAGATCCGTCGAAAAGAGATCGCTTGATCAGATTTTAGGCGTGGCCCTCCAAAGAAACGCATCCGACGTTATCCTCGTCTCCGGCTCCCCAGTGACGATGCGTATGAGCGGAAAGCTTCAGCCCGATGGAAACGCACCCCTTAACGCCGAAGAACTTAATGGCCTTCTCCTTCCCCTTCTGAATGCGTCCAAATCGAAAGAGCTACAGGAGAACAAGTCTGTGGATTTTTGCTTCGTCCGCGCCTCCATCGGGCGATTCCGCACCAACATTCACCATCAGCGTTCCACGCTCGCAGCCGCGATTCGTATCCTGCCGGAGCAGGTTCCCTCGCTCGAATCACTTCACCTCCCGCCCGCGCTCGCCATGTTAACCGAGCGCAAGCAAGGATTAGTCCTTCTGACCGGCCCTACCGGCTGTGGGAAGACTTCTACCCTGGCCGCTCTCGTCGACCGCATCAACGCTCGTCGCCACGATCACATCATTACTATTGAAGATCCGATCGAGTACCAGCACGCCAATCACAATTCCCTTGTAGAGCAGATCGAACTGGGCCAAGATACGCCTGACTTCGCCCAGGCAGTCCGCTCCGTCTTACGTCAGGATCCCGATGTCATTCTGATCGGCGAGATGCGCGACAGCGATACGATGGCCGCTGCGCTCACCGCCGCCGAGACCGGCCACCTCGTTCTATCTTCTCTGCACACCAACGATGCTGCGCAAACCGTGTCCCGGATTCTTGACACGTTTCCCTCGGGATACCAGTCCCAGATTCGGCAGCAGCTCTCGCTTGCGCTCCTGGCCATCATCTCTCAGCAACTCATTTCGGCAATGGACGGAGCCGCTCGCTACCCCGCTGTCGAAATCCTCGTCGCTACGGGAGCCACGCGCAACCTGATCCGGCGCGGCGACGACCACCAACTCCGGGCCAGCATTGAAACAGGACGCCCGGACGGCATGCTTACCATGGAGCAGTCCCTCGTTGAACTCATCCGTGCCGGCCGTATCTCCAGAGAAACCGCCTTCGCCCACTGTTATAACCCCGATGATCTCCGGCGTTACTTGGTCAGCTAA